The window CAACATAATCTCTTGCTGTTTCCTTTCTTCGATATATCTCATACTTATTCTCCACAATATGCTCTAGTGTCTTTGTCAATTCATGTATATATGGCTTAACAAGAAAGCCTACATCAGATGTCACGATTTCATTCACAGGCGGCATATCAAAAGCTACAACGGGCGTTCCGACAGCCATAGCCTCTATTAAAACTAGTCCAAAGGCTTCTACAAAACTGGGGTGTATAAGTATATCTATTGCTGAGAGATATCTAGGCATCTCTGATTCATCTACTTGCCCTATGAATCTAACTACTGATGAAAGTTCTGACCGGGAAACAATGCTATATAAATATTTTGCGTAAAGATCCTTAGTATATTGAAAATGAAAACCAGGTTTTCTCGGACCGATTACAATTAGTTTTAATTTTTTTAGCAAACGTTTATCCATTTTTGACAATGAATATAGCAACACATGCAAACCCTTGTGAGGAGTTAGCCTACCTACGAAACCTGCTACAACCTCGGCTCCGTCTCCTAGCTTCTCGCGCAAATCCTTTGAATAAGTTGGTTTATAGAACTCTGTATTTACAAAGTTAGGGACTTTGATTACTCGATCACATATATTGGGTATGTGGCGACAGAGTACATTTTTTTGTAGCTCACTTACAGAAGTCAGTAGTTTAGCTCTGGGCATTAATAACTTAGCAAGCTGTATTCTTAATAAGGCATCTATCTCCCACCTCAATCTGGCGTATGTTGAAATAAATGGATAATGATACATGTACTCCCTTATCCAAGGATAATGCTCAAATTCTGTAATCACTAAAGGTGTATTTCTGTAATCTCCTTTAATAACGTTGTAGAAATAAACTGAGTGCACCACACATTCGCGCTGGCATAACTTGTTAACAAATGTGTATGCACGACTTGAAAAGATAGGCATTTTAGTGAAATAGAATAGCGATCCGCCTGGGATAGGCGGCGTCACGTAGTGAACTATTACACCGTCAATCTCAATGAATCTGCCAATATGTTTATTGCTAGTAGTTGTTGACACTACATACGTCTCTATATTGTTTTTAGATAAAAATCTTGCCAACTCCCATGTCAATTTCTCTATGGCACCACCTTTGACCGGTGGAATAGGCTCTCGAGGTCCTAATATTATGACTCTCATCGGCTCAAAACCCTAAGGTACACCTTTCTAATTCTTTCTGTTATAGAATACCAACTGTATCTCCTAATAGCCATAACTCTTGCGTTTATACCCATTCTATCTCTGAGATCACCATTCTCAACAACTACCTTGAGTTTTTCAGCAAGATCTTTCCAGCTCCCTTTTTCAAATAGTAATCCATTGAAGCCGTTCTGAATCACATCAACTATGCCCCCAGCTTCAGACCCTATAACGGGTATCCCGCTTGCCATTGCCTCTAGTAAAACTAATGGAAAAGCTTCTGCAAATGATGGTAGTACGAGGCAACAAGCGTTCGAGTATAGGATTCTAAGTGTCTCTCTGTCTACCGAACCCGTGAACAGCACCTTTTCTCCTAGTTTTCTACGCGAGTATTCAATGAGCGTTTTGGCGTAGTCAGATACCCCGCTTGAGTTGAATCTACCAGTTAGAGGCCCAGCTATGACGAGCTTTATACCCAAATGGGAATTTTCAGAGATCATCGTTTCAAACGCCTTCAATAATATGTGAACGCCTTTGATGGGTGTAACTCTACCGACAAACAACACATATTCTCTTTCCGTTAGTCTAAGCTTCTCCAAGACTCCACCACCTGGTAGACCCGGTTTGAAGAAATCCGTGTCAACACCGTTTGGTATCTCGTAAACTTTTGGTCCTGGCACCCTAGCCTTCATGACAATTGCGTTGAGCATTGTCTTATTAAGTGCTATGACAGCATCAGCCTTCCTCATTGTGTAGCCCTCCGCATATCTCACGACATACTCTCCGAAATGGACCTTGTCCTCAGGCCATAGCGGGTTATGACAAGTATATATAAGTTTTGGCTTTTTATCAAGGTTCCTCAATATGATACTTGTCGATATTGCGAACCCAGCCCAAGCGGTATTAGCATGCACGATATCTACATCCATCATTTTAAGACTCTTAGCTGAGTATAATCCAAATAAGAACTCTTTAGCAACATTTCTTTTAGGAAAATTATGTAAGATTCGAACAGGAATTCTAGCTATCGGAACACCACTAGCGTAGTCCATGATAGAAATGTTCTTGTCTATGGAATCCACAACAAACGCCTCAACACCTAGCAGTCTAAGATGCTTAGCTAATTGGAAAACATACTCTTCAACGGCCCCTCCAGCCTTTGGGGGTACTGGTACGAGACCAGAAGAGATTAATGCCACCTTCATCGTTATTTTCGTAGTAGCCTCCAATAAGAGAGCCTCATGATACTGACTTCCTGGTCGTAACTGCTATCTTTACCACGGGATAGACTCTCCTCTCTGAACATATGTAGTATAGGGTTGTTGGGTGTATACACGCAATCCCATCCGTTAAGAATCAGTTGAATGCCCACATATTGCTCATTGCCAGGAGCTCTTCTCAGCTTTGGATGCTCAGGGAATTCCGCATTCTCTATGGCCTCCTTCCTAAAAGCCATATTTACTCCTCTAAATGGTAGAGAGTAGCATTCTCTGCTTGGTATGCATGATCCGTGCTTGACATGGAGGTTACGATCGAGGTATACGCCGCACCAATATTTACTTAACCACGGAATAGGTTTTTCCAAAACTGGTCTTAACAATGTTCTATACAGCCTTATATGTGGCTTATCATCTGGCGTGGGTAATAGTTTAAGTCGTTGGATATCCAGATATATGTCCCTACTAGAAATACACCCTATTTTATCTCCATAAGATTTAAATAATACACTATATCGCTTTAGCCAGCCAGATAAGGCTATAGCGTCGTCGTCTGTGAATACAACTATGTCGCCAGTGGCCGCCCTTCGCCCCATGTTTAACGCATGTGTAAAGTAGCCAACCCTCTGTTCTAACACTATGCAATTTAGGTTAAGGACGGTACACACCTTCTCAACGCCATTAACTTCTACATTCTTTACCACTATAACCACCTCATGAGGCTTAATTGACTGGTTAGCGAGACTACGAAGAAGAGTACCCAGCCTTCCTAGACTTGTTGACGGTACAACTACTGAAATCTTCATAGCCAATTTCTTAACCCTCCTTAGTTTGCTTTCCAATGATTTCAATATATCTCTTAGCTATCTTAGGCTTACTGCTTAGTACTTTCATCGCTAAGCATTCCCTCGTAGAGCTTCACGTACCCCTAGCCACCAAGTCCTTCTATGATGGGTAGACCAAAGTACATAGCCTCCCGTAAGAATTCCTCCGGTGTGAGCCTAATTAGGTTAACATTGGCTTGGTGGTTCAACCTTAACAACCCTAGTAGCCACCATAACCTCACCACTATACCTAGGCAGATACTTACTCAAGTTATCGATCACCGTCTTAAACCCACCAACCTCGTAGTAACCGAGTCTTATCAATACCCTTATCATAGCCACTAGAAATGAATAGAATCAAACTTAGTGTAGTAGCAATATATTAGTCTCTTCGTAAGAAAGTGGAAGACTGTGTTCATCTCGTTTACTGCCCTGAGTACGTTCTCTGTTTTCTTTAGGTAGCCGATCATGACCTCTTCGAGATGCCGAGGTGTTTCAGGTCTTTCAGTTCGCCACTGCTTAAGTTGTTCGATCACCCTGACCTTGAAGCCCTCGTTGACTAGCCTATCCACTATATGGCTACCTATGAACCCAGCCCCGCCAGTGACTAGGGTTATCTCGCCCATTCTATTACCCACATGAGTAAATGCTTAACAGTTTACTCACTATCTCGTCCCAAGTAAGCACGGACTTCCTGCCCTCAGCCCCTAACCTTCTGCCTAATTCTCTGTCCTGCGCCAGTGTTACTATTGCCTCCGCAAGTGCCGTCGAATCTCTGGGGGGTACAAGGAGTCCATTTATCATGTGCTTCACCCTGTACGGTATTTCGCCCACTGCTGAGGCTATTACTGGCTTCCTCCTTGCCCAAGCTTCAGTTATGGCTAGTGAGAAGACTTCAACGTAGTTACTTACGCTGGGTAGGACTAAGGCTATTGATGTGTCAAGGGCTCCGATTTTAATGTCTTCATCTACAAATCCTGTAAATAAGACTTTATCACTAATACCAAGCTTATTTGCTAATTCTCTATATGGTCTTTGGTCGCCTGGTCCAATTATGACTGCTTTCAGGTTGGGTTCTTCCTTGGTGGCTATTGCTAGGGCCTTTATGAGTATGTCAATGCCCTTCAGCTTGTGTAGTCTTCCTACGTAGACTATGAGAGGGTCTTGTATATCGTATTTACGCCTAAATTCCTCAGCCATGTTTGGTTTTCCAAGGAGTTCTTCATCGATACCATCGGGTATGTACTCCGTCTTTATGCTATACTTACTCCTTAATATTTCCATGTCCCTGAAGCTTTTAACAAGCCTAACGTCGCTGGCCTCAATAGCCTTCTTGACGTTCCGCTTGCCATAGCGTGGTGCCAGTAGCCTAATTAGCCTACTTGGGTGGTCGTTAAACGCATCAACAGCCATGAAATGAACTACGGTCCTTGCGCCAAGTCTCTTAGCCTCCTCAATCATTTTCACCGTGAATAGGCTGTTTTGGCTATGTCCATGAACAATGTCGGCATTCCTCAAAATGCCCCCAGGCACCTCTAGCGGATAGGTTAGGTCTGGGTAGCCAAATCTAGTAGACTTAACCCTATGAATGTACACGCCGTTTATCACTTCCTCCCTGGGTCTATTCCCGGCTCCGTATTGGCTCGTTATTACGTGAGCCTCATGTCCTCGCCTAGCCATGCCCTCGGCTAAAGCCCTAACCACATTCTCCAAGCCGCCAACTACAGGCCAATAGTGATGAGCTATATGAATTATTTTCATGAGTAGTTAAATTTAGAAGGGTGTATAAGTATGTACATGTCTCCCGGTTGTTTATATATCTTATACCCCATTTTACTTAGCTTCCTAATGGCTCTTCTTTCATCATCATTATGGACTTCGAAGAAGATTATAGGTTTGAACTTTTCTATCGTTTTTACTGCTCCCGCTATGATTTTACCTCCCGCACCTTCAACATCTAGTTTAATTAGATCAACAGTATCTAATTTTAATACATTAACAAGTTCATCTAGTTTTATGAGGTATATATTTTTATTCTCTATCATTATTCTACCGGATTGGTCCGAGAGCCCTATATTTAGGCATAAAATATTATTCTTAACATTATTTATAGTCACGTTGTAAAGTAGATACCTGTACTCGGTTGGTGATGGCTCTACTGCTACTACGAGAATCTTTCTATTAAACTTAGTGCTGAGTAATGCGTAATAACCATCACTAGCTGATCCAACATCTATGAAAACCTTAGCCGACTTTACGGCTTCTTTGAAATAATCTCTCCATTGAGGCTCTACAAGTCCAAACATGATGGTAATGGGCCTAGCACCAGAGGCATAGCCGTGCTTAGGTAGCACTAGTTTAAAGCCCATAATAGTTGGTATAACAATATGATCTCCCGGCACTAACCCCGTTAGCATTCTTGATAATGCCCGTAAGAATAGGTATATGAACATTGACCCTCTATATAAGAAAACTCTTGGAAGCCTCATAATAACCTATACCTCATAATTATTTATAATTCTTTATTAATGTTCCTATCATTTCACTGTAGCAATCTGTATATAAAGTTCCTCATACCTAGTCAGTATCTTATTCCACACATATCTCTGAGCCCATTCCCTAGCCTGGGCACCAAGTTTCCTCCTAAGATCATCATTGGCTAGTAGCGTAGCTATGGCCTTTCCATACTTCTCAGGTTTGGGCTCTGCCCATAGGCTCGCCACATTTGGCGGTGCGGCCTCTGCCTGTCCTCCGTTTCCTGTTATTACTGATGGTGTTCCGTGAATTCCAGCTTCGAGTAGTGTTATTCCGAATGGTTCATATAGTGATGGTAGGGTGTAGACCGTATTTTCCATGTATAGCTTATGTTTCATTTCCTCATCTACCTTGCCCATGTACCGCGTGTCTATGCCGTGCCTCTCAGCGTAGTTTAGTATGTCGGGGATTAAGCCTTCGTCCGGACCTGCCAGGATTAACCTGGCGCTCCTCACTTCCCTAATTATGTAGTTCATTGCTCTGATGAGTAGGGTTATGTTTTTTGACTTGCTTATCCTGCCCAGGTAGAGGACTTGGTGCTCGGCCTTGGCGTCGCTATTAATATCACATTTATCTTCCTCAACGCCGTTTGGTATCACCTCGATCTTCCCCTCATCAAGACCTAGCCTCTTGGCGATGTTTGCTTCGTGTCTTGTTAGTGCTATGTACTTGTCGTAGGCCTTCAGGTATTTCCTGCCGAACGTGTCCACTAGTCTGTGGTATGCCCAGGTGATTACGCCTAGTTGGTTGAGTTTGTGGAATGGCGCATGTCCGTGTAGTATAGCTTTGAATCCCATGTCTCTCCTTAGCTTCGCTATTTGGAATACGTGTGGGTGTCTCCAGACGTGCACGTGGACTATGTCTGGTTTTAGTGACTTTATGACTTGGGGTAGATCTGGGCTGTATGAGCCGTGGCTCCAAGTTATGGTTGGTCTGAGTCTGATTACTCTGACGCCGTTTACCACCTCCTCCCTGGGCAGTGAGCCTATGCCGCCTATCCTAAGCCTATTGTAAGTCACCACGTAGACTTCATGGCCTCTGCCAGCCACATGTTCGGCTATGTGCTTGACAACGTCCTCAACGCCGCCGATCACAGGGTAGTAGAAGGGCGCTACGTGGACTATCCTCATGCCATGCCGCTTGGGTTGATCACGGCGTGGTGGACGCTGACGTTGTCGCGTGGATCGACGCGTCGGCCGTAGCGTGTTCGAGGGCGATTAGTCTCCAATTCACGGTGTGATGTCTGCCTGATTAATTGCGGAGGGCCTAGGGTTGTTTGGGATTGTCGCCGGGATGGAGGCGAGCGCGTATTCTCTATCATGAT of the Thermoproteus uzoniensis 768-20 genome contains:
- a CDS encoding glycosyltransferase family 4 protein, whose amino-acid sequence is MRIVHVAPFYYPVIGGVEDVVKHIAEHVAGRGHEVYVVTYNRLRIGGIGSLPREEVVNGVRVIRLRPTITWSHGSYSPDLPQVIKSLKPDIVHVHVWRHPHVFQIAKLRRDMGFKAILHGHAPFHKLNQLGVITWAYHRLVDTFGRKYLKAYDKYIALTRHEANIAKRLGLDEGKIEVIPNGVEEDKCDINSDAKAEHQVLYLGRISKSKNITLLIRAMNYIIREVRSARLILAGPDEGLIPDILNYAERHGIDTRYMGKVDEEMKHKLYMENTVYTLPSLYEPFGITLLEAGIHGTPSVITGNGGQAEAAPPNVASLWAEPKPEKYGKAIATLLANDDLRRKLGAQAREWAQRYVWNKILTRYEELYIQIATVK
- a CDS encoding NAD-dependent epimerase/dehydratase family protein, with the protein product MGEITLVTGGAGFIGSHIVDRLVNEGFKVRVIEQLKQWRTERPETPRHLEEVMIGYLKKTENVLRAVNEMNTVFHFLTKRLIYCYYTKFDSIHF
- a CDS encoding FkbM family methyltransferase; translated protein: MRLPRVFLYRGSMFIYLFLRALSRMLTGLVPGDHIVIPTIMGFKLVLPKHGYASGARPITIMFGLVEPQWRDYFKEAVKSAKVFIDVGSASDGYYALLSTKFNRKILVVAVEPSPTEYRYLLYNVTINNVKNNILCLNIGLSDQSGRIMIENKNIYLIKLDELVNVLKLDTVDLIKLDVEGAGGKIIAGAVKTIEKFKPIIFFEVHNDDERRAIRKLSKMGYKIYKQPGDMYILIHPSKFNYS
- a CDS encoding glycosyltransferase family 4 protein translates to MKIIHIAHHYWPVVGGLENVVRALAEGMARRGHEAHVITSQYGAGNRPREEVINGVYIHRVKSTRFGYPDLTYPLEVPGGILRNADIVHGHSQNSLFTVKMIEEAKRLGARTVVHFMAVDAFNDHPSRLIRLLAPRYGKRNVKKAIEASDVRLVKSFRDMEILRSKYSIKTEYIPDGIDEELLGKPNMAEEFRRKYDIQDPLIVYVGRLHKLKGIDILIKALAIATKEEPNLKAVIIGPGDQRPYRELANKLGISDKVLFTGFVDEDIKIGALDTSIALVLPSVSNYVEVFSLAITEAWARRKPVIASAVGEIPYRVKHMINGLLVPPRDSTALAEAIVTLAQDRELGRRLGAEGRKSVLTWDEIVSKLLSIYSCG
- a CDS encoding glycosyltransferase family 4 protein, which gives rise to MRVIILGPREPIPPVKGGAIEKLTWELARFLSKNNIETYVVSTTTSNKHIGRFIEIDGVIVHYVTPPIPGGSLFYFTKMPIFSSRAYTFVNKLCQRECVVHSVYFYNVIKGDYRNTPLVITEFEHYPWIREYMYHYPFISTYARLRWEIDALLRIQLAKLLMPRAKLLTSVSELQKNVLCRHIPNICDRVIKVPNFVNTEFYKPTYSKDLREKLGDGAEVVAGFVGRLTPHKGLHVLLYSLSKMDKRLLKKLKLIVIGPRKPGFHFQYTKDLYAKYLYSIVSRSELSSVVRFIGQVDESEMPRYLSAIDILIHPSFVEAFGLVLIEAMAVGTPVVAFDMPPVNEIVTSDVGFLVKPYIHELTKTLEHIVENKYEIYRRKETARDYVERNYSLKRIGLIFKNIYENLME
- a CDS encoding glycosyltransferase family 4 protein, which translates into the protein MKVALISSGLVPVPPKAGGAVEEYVFQLAKHLRLLGVEAFVVDSIDKNISIMDYASGVPIARIPVRILHNFPKRNVAKEFLFGLYSAKSLKMMDVDIVHANTAWAGFAISTSIILRNLDKKPKLIYTCHNPLWPEDKVHFGEYVVRYAEGYTMRKADAVIALNKTMLNAIVMKARVPGPKVYEIPNGVDTDFFKPGLPGGGVLEKLRLTEREYVLFVGRVTPIKGVHILLKAFETMISENSHLGIKLVIAGPLTGRFNSSGVSDYAKTLIEYSRRKLGEKVLFTGSVDRETLRILYSNACCLVLPSFAEAFPLVLLEAMASGIPVIGSEAGGIVDVIQNGFNGLLFEKGSWKDLAEKLKVVVENGDLRDRMGINARVMAIRRYSWYSITERIRKVYLRVLSR
- a CDS encoding glycosyltransferase family 2 protein; translation: MKISVVVPSTSLGRLGTLLRSLANQSIKPHEVVIVVKNVEVNGVEKVCTVLNLNCIVLEQRVGYFTHALNMGRRAATGDIVVFTDDDAIALSGWLKRYSVLFKSYGDKIGCISSRDIYLDIQRLKLLPTPDDKPHIRLYRTLLRPVLEKPIPWLSKYWCGVYLDRNLHVKHGSCIPSRECYSLPFRGVNMAFRKEAIENAEFPEHPKLRRAPGNEQYVGIQLILNGWDCVYTPNNPILHMFREESLSRGKDSSYDQEVSIMRLSYWRLLRK